In the genome of Bacillales bacterium, one region contains:
- the rpoZ gene encoding DNA-directed RNA polymerase subunit omega translates to MMLEPSIDELMDRVNSKYMLVTLSAKRARELQNVSSANKDDVHSRKYVGQALREIADRKLSVEMDAED, encoded by the coding sequence ATGATGCTTGAACCTTCAATCGATGAATTGATGGATAGAGTGAACTCGAAGTACATGTTGGTAACCCTTTCGGCGAAAAGGGCGCGCGAATTACAAAACGTAAGTTCCGCCAATAAGGACGACGTCCATTCGCGCAAGTATGTCGGGCAAGCATTGCGCGAAATCGCGGACAGAAAGCTAAGTGTCGAAATGGATGCGGAAGACTGA
- the gmk gene encoding guanylate kinase: protein MKRNKGILFVLSGPSGVGKGTVCKTLRRKGTSLNYSVSATTRPPREGERHGVDYFFKTKEEFEEMIEADGFLEWAQYVNNYYGTPIQYVRDTLNEGKDVLLEIEVQGARKVRKSFPDAVFLFLAPPNLKELKHRIAMRGTESADLIENRLAVAKDEIEMMTHYDYVVENDEVELACERIEAIVTAEHCRKNRLIDQYLKLLEVDENDA from the coding sequence ATGAAGAGAAACAAAGGGATATTGTTCGTCCTTTCCGGTCCTTCCGGGGTTGGAAAAGGAACGGTATGTAAAACGCTTCGCCGCAAAGGAACGTCTTTGAATTACTCGGTTTCGGCGACGACCCGGCCGCCGCGGGAAGGTGAACGCCACGGGGTCGACTATTTCTTCAAGACGAAAGAAGAGTTTGAGGAAATGATTGAAGCGGATGGATTTCTCGAATGGGCGCAATACGTGAACAACTATTACGGAACGCCGATTCAATATGTGCGGGATACGTTGAACGAAGGAAAAGACGTCTTGTTGGAAATCGAAGTCCAAGGCGCGAGGAAAGTAAGGAAATCGTTTCCAGATGCCGTATTTTTGTTTTTGGCGCCGCCGAATTTAAAAGAATTGAAGCATCGCATTGCGATGCGGGGCACGGAAAGCGCCGATTTGATTGAGAACCGGCTCGCCGTTGCCAAGGACGAAATCGAAATGATGACCCATTACGATTACGTTGTTGAAAACGACGAAGTCGAGTTGGCATGCGAGCGGATTGAAGCGATCGTAACCGCGGAACATTGCCGGAAAAACCGGCTGATTGACCAATATTTGAAACTGCTGGAGGTTGACGAAAATGATGCTTGA
- a CDS encoding DUF370 domain-containing protein — protein sequence MGQLKLVNIGFGNIASANRIVSVTSPDSQPVKRLIRISRERNKLIDATYGRRTRAVIVMDSDHVILSSVQPETVAQRLLNQDDLSEEG from the coding sequence ATGGGTCAGTTAAAACTAGTCAATATCGGATTCGGCAACATTGCATCGGCCAATCGCATCGTTTCGGTGACGAGTCCGGATTCGCAGCCGGTGAAAAGACTCATTCGAATTTCCAGGGAACGGAACAAATTGATCGACGCCACATACGGGAGAAGAACGCGCGCAGTTATCGTCATGGACAGCGATCATGTGATCTTATCTTCCGTTCAACCGGAAACGGTTGCGCAACGTTTGTTAAACCAGGATGATCTGTCGGAAGAGGGGTAG